A portion of the Limosilactobacillus reuteri genome contains these proteins:
- a CDS encoding YutD family protein yields MNRAKIQDYIDQREEQRSLIYHIEEKDQTHFTVNGHPYELVKDYRDGFNSGKFAERFSSVLSKYDYIVGDWGYDQLRLKGFYDDDNPLFEPELGIDTIEDYLFEYCNFGCAYFILHNDDVCIPRHSYRQRRKKTTPVIHERRRQVKQPNVRQRHNQRAERVKNGHRQKFVIHQRKKRS; encoded by the coding sequence CTAAGATTCAAGATTATATTGATCAGCGTGAAGAGCAGCGTTCTTTAATCTATCATATTGAAGAAAAAGACCAGACACATTTTACCGTTAATGGACATCCCTACGAATTAGTAAAGGACTATCGTGATGGCTTTAATTCAGGAAAATTCGCAGAACGGTTTAGTAGTGTCCTAAGTAAATATGACTATATCGTTGGGGATTGGGGATATGACCAATTACGCTTAAAAGGTTTTTATGATGATGATAATCCCTTATTTGAACCAGAATTGGGTATTGATACGATTGAGGATTATTTATTTGAGTATTGTAATTTTGGCTGTGCGTACTTTATTCTTCACAATGATGATGTTTGTATTCCACGGCACAGTTACCGTCAGCGTCGAAAGAAAACTACGCCAGTCATCCATGAACGGCGACGGCAGGTTAAACAACCGAACGTGCGTCAACGGCATAATCAGCGTGCAGAACGTGTAAAAAACGGTCACCGGCAAAAATTTGTGATTCATCAACGAAAAAAGAGGAGCTAA
- a CDS encoding TIGR01457 family HAD-type hydrolase: MKDYQGYFIDLDGTTYKGKKQIPAAGRFIKRLQDAKKEVLFVTNNSTRTPDFVAENLRENHNINVTAENIYTTAIATADYLRSIAPIKSKIYVIGESGLKLALEKRGFILTDDQPEYVVVGLDTSVTYEKLEKAVLLIRNGAKFIGTNADSNLPNERGMVPGAGSIVKLVEYATQVKPVMIGKPEAIIMKMALERVKLPKERVIMVGDNYHTDIEAAINVGMDSLLVYTGLSRLEEVRKEKIQPTYKVNNLDEWEI, encoded by the coding sequence ATGAAAGATTATCAAGGATATTTTATTGATTTAGATGGGACTACTTACAAGGGGAAAAAGCAAATTCCAGCAGCCGGAAGATTTATCAAACGACTGCAAGATGCAAAAAAAGAAGTACTATTTGTAACAAATAATAGTACCAGAACACCAGATTTTGTCGCTGAAAACCTTCGTGAAAATCATAATATTAATGTTACGGCGGAAAATATATATACAACAGCAATCGCAACTGCTGACTATTTACGGTCAATAGCGCCAATAAAAAGTAAAATTTATGTTATTGGTGAGTCGGGATTAAAGTTAGCTTTAGAAAAGCGTGGTTTTATCTTGACTGATGATCAACCTGAATATGTCGTTGTAGGATTAGATACGAGTGTTACTTATGAGAAACTTGAGAAAGCGGTTTTGTTAATTCGAAATGGCGCTAAATTTATTGGAACCAATGCTGACAGTAATTTGCCCAATGAGCGAGGAATGGTACCGGGAGCAGGTTCGATTGTAAAATTAGTAGAATATGCAACTCAAGTGAAACCTGTGATGATTGGTAAACCAGAAGCAATAATTATGAAAATGGCACTTGAAAGAGTTAAATTGCCTAAAGAAAGGGTAATTATGGTCGGCGATAACTATCATACTGATATTGAGGCAGCAATTAACGTTGGAATGGATAGTTTATTAGTTTATACTGGTTTATCGCGCCTAGAAGAAGTTAGAAAAGAAAAAATCCAGCCAACATATAAGGTGAATAATCTTGATGAATGGGAAATTTGA
- a CDS encoding TIGR01906 family membrane protein: protein MNGKFEFIQWGRAILLTLLSLVVAISSALFIVINISPFFITIPKHLLGLSASELMTDYGNVIKYIQLPTQRALELNYLLIAPSAVHHFKDVKHLILLNEAVMVGSIPLLVFGLKKQKRQNQLWRLILPFQMLFILLLFSGFMGITNFNTFFIKFHYLFFSNMDWLFDPRTTPIILLMPERFFTVLFGLWLGFTLIILLLIWGWIKLMLSIFFNKTRT, encoded by the coding sequence ATGAATGGGAAATTTGAATTTATTCAATGGGGGAGAGCAATCTTATTGACACTACTTAGTTTAGTTGTTGCAATTAGTAGTGCTCTTTTTATCGTTATTAACATCTCACCTTTTTTTATAACAATTCCTAAGCACCTTTTAGGATTATCTGCTTCTGAATTAATGACCGATTATGGAAATGTTATTAAATATATCCAGCTTCCGACCCAGCGAGCCCTTGAACTAAATTATTTGCTAATTGCTCCTTCTGCGGTTCATCATTTTAAAGACGTCAAGCATTTGATTTTATTGAATGAAGCTGTGATGGTGGGTTCGATTCCGTTGTTAGTATTTGGATTAAAAAAACAAAAACGGCAAAATCAGCTCTGGCGCTTGATCTTACCGTTTCAGATGTTATTTATTTTGTTGCTCTTTAGTGGGTTTATGGGAATAACAAATTTCAATACTTTCTTTATTAAATTCCATTATCTTTTCTTTAGCAATATGGATTGGCTATTTGATCCACGAACAACGCCAATCATATTACTGATGCCTGAAAGATTTTTTACAGTACTATTTGGATTATGGTTAGGATTTACATTGATAATCTTACTTTTGATTTGGGGATGGATAAAGCTGATGTTAAGCATCTTCTTTAACAAAACGCGAACGTAA
- a CDS encoding VTT domain-containing protein — MATLIDFILHIDVHLIQIVNQFGDATYLILFAIIFIETGAVIMPFLPGDSLLFAASALAADPRYHLNIWIFIFIFLCACLGGDSLNFLIGHKIGKSLSNHSLFGKLIDKDSLERAEVFFEKHGAPAIILARFIPIIRTFAPFAAAGSGFPYKQFIRYSVIGCVIWVALCCGCGYFFGNLPFVKEHFSVIILAIIVVTLIPAVVGALRSRFVKEDA, encoded by the coding sequence TTGGCAACTCTTATTGATTTTATATTACATATTGATGTTCATTTAATTCAGATTGTTAATCAATTTGGCGATGCGACCTATTTAATTTTATTCGCTATTATCTTTATTGAAACTGGTGCAGTCATAATGCCATTTCTACCTGGAGATTCCCTTCTCTTTGCTGCAAGTGCACTAGCTGCTGACCCACGTTATCATCTTAATATTTGGATTTTTATTTTTATTTTCTTATGCGCCTGTTTGGGTGGAGACTCCCTTAACTTTTTAATTGGTCATAAGATTGGGAAGAGTCTTTCTAACCATTCACTTTTTGGTAAATTAATTGATAAAGATAGTCTAGAACGTGCCGAAGTCTTCTTTGAAAAGCATGGTGCGCCCGCTATTATTCTCGCCCGTTTTATTCCGATCATTAGAACATTTGCTCCATTTGCGGCAGCAGGTTCTGGTTTTCCCTACAAGCAATTTATTCGTTATAGTGTAATTGGTTGTGTTATCTGGGTAGCACTTTGCTGTGGATGTGGTTACTTCTTCGGTAATCTTCCGTTCGTTAAAGAACACTTCTCTGTCATCATCCTTGCAATTATTGTGGTTACGTTAATTCCAGCCGTTGTTGGAGCATTACGTTCGCGTTTTGTTAAAGAAGATGCTTAA
- a CDS encoding IS30 family transposase yields MTHLNDTMSTSLLTTHKKNAHLTKEERVMIATLKSQGLSNRAIGRQLGVNHQTINNELNRGTVRQLRRQKSNGKIYEYSYYIYSYEAGQATYLEHHRHSGRRRLYYSSKQFLRLADQLMLGEFDDHHYSPQAVIYKARDLMNDGTLIPKSVVTLYQWINEGVLRTSNLDLFEKPKRKHHRTHPQAKRCLGPNIAQRPQTADQRSEIGHWELDTVQGQKNGNDSVVLVMTDRLSRVNITSKIAGKTAHAVNQFFINLRQKMGTDAYYRIFKTITSDNGSEFSELTQVHDHVFYADPYSPWERGSNEINNRFLRKEITKGEAINNYSSAQIIATNDWMNHYPQAMFNGHSSMDIYRKAFYQEISQLHQPIINWSVLFI; encoded by the coding sequence ATGACGCACTTAAATGATACCATGTCTACTAGTTTATTGACTACTCATAAAAAGAATGCTCATCTTACTAAAGAAGAACGTGTGATGATTGCGACTTTAAAGTCGCAAGGACTTTCCAATCGCGCAATTGGTCGCCAATTAGGAGTTAATCATCAAACAATTAATAACGAGCTCAACCGTGGTACGGTCCGCCAACTTCGTCGTCAAAAATCTAATGGTAAGATTTACGAATATTCTTACTACATCTATAGTTATGAAGCTGGTCAGGCCACATATCTTGAACATCACCGCCATTCTGGTCGTCGTCGCTTATATTATTCTTCAAAGCAATTTTTACGATTAGCTGATCAGCTAATGCTTGGTGAGTTTGACGACCACCATTACTCCCCACAAGCGGTTATTTATAAGGCTCGAGATTTAATGAATGATGGCACCCTGATCCCAAAGTCGGTTGTAACTTTATATCAATGGATTAATGAGGGTGTGCTTCGTACGTCCAATTTAGACCTCTTTGAAAAACCTAAACGTAAGCATCATCGAACTCATCCGCAAGCTAAAAGGTGCTTAGGGCCTAATATTGCTCAACGACCTCAAACTGCGGACCAACGGTCCGAAATTGGCCATTGGGAACTAGATACAGTTCAGGGACAGAAAAACGGTAATGACAGTGTTGTACTAGTAATGACTGATCGCCTTTCACGAGTTAATATCACGAGTAAAATTGCTGGTAAAACTGCGCATGCAGTAAATCAGTTCTTTATAAATTTACGCCAGAAAATGGGCACAGATGCTTACTATCGCATCTTTAAGACAATAACCTCTGACAACGGTTCAGAATTTAGTGAGTTAACACAAGTTCACGATCATGTTTTCTATGCTGATCCGTATTCCCCTTGGGAACGTGGATCCAATGAGATCAATAACCGGTTTCTCCGCAAGGAGATTACCAAAGGTGAAGCTATAAATAACTATAGTAGTGCTCAGATCATAGCGACTAATGATTGGATGAATCACTATCCACAAGCTATGTTTAATGGACATTCGTCAATGGATATCTATCGTAAGGCCTTCTACCAAGAGATATCACAGCTCCATCAACCAATAATCAATTGGTCAGTATTATTTATTTGA
- a CDS encoding ISL3 family transposase, with translation MDNDTRTLLDLTDPHLNFPHHWLKYKSIKNVRVAQISCTLSYIPRACPNCGVINRGQILKYGFYQAKYKYGQFRAQPLILLVNTQRFQCPDCHTTFNATSYLFEKQRTISRDLRRKIILRLTRIQTIKDIAHDLFISEASVQRVLLDLADQYKPNLNYLPETLCIDEFKSMRSAKGKMSFIAVDGDRSCLFELLEDRRLRSLFKHYQQFTRAARCRVKYLVMDMNAAYDQLVKTVFPCAQIIYDRFHIAKHLNDTMNHVQIHVFNRLRKGDSAEQKQARRLKRYRRLFLQDRENLSTKVYYEGRYFNRVVNSIMILDLMLAYDQELRATYNFIQSLKRAYNQRDFTTFFQLLKLRPDSVSHYTIRRCQVLARYKKGIKRGFETKFSNGRTEGINNRIKTIKRVACGYRYFTAFKTRIYLIIGHQIQTN, from the coding sequence ATGGATAATGATACAAGGACTCTCCTCGATTTAACAGACCCTCATTTAAATTTTCCTCATCATTGGCTTAAATATAAATCAATTAAAAACGTTCGGGTGGCACAAATATCCTGTACCCTTTCTTATATCCCGCGTGCTTGTCCCAATTGTGGCGTTATTAATCGTGGACAAATCTTAAAATATGGTTTTTATCAAGCTAAATACAAATATGGACAATTTAGGGCTCAACCATTAATATTGCTTGTTAATACTCAACGTTTTCAATGTCCTGACTGCCATACAACATTTAATGCGACTAGTTATCTTTTTGAAAAGCAACGAACAATTAGTCGTGATTTAAGGCGTAAAATTATTCTTCGGTTAACGCGAATTCAAACAATTAAAGATATTGCCCATGATTTGTTTATCAGTGAAGCTTCGGTCCAGCGGGTCCTTTTGGACCTCGCTGATCAATACAAGCCGAATTTAAACTATCTACCGGAAACACTATGTATTGATGAATTTAAATCAATGCGGAGCGCTAAAGGTAAGATGAGTTTCATCGCCGTTGATGGTGATCGGAGTTGCTTATTTGAACTCCTTGAAGATCGGCGATTACGTAGTTTATTTAAGCATTATCAACAGTTTACACGTGCTGCCCGTTGCCGGGTAAAATATCTGGTAATGGATATGAACGCTGCTTATGATCAACTAGTTAAAACCGTTTTTCCTTGTGCTCAAATCATCTATGATCGCTTTCATATTGCCAAACACCTTAATGATACGATGAATCATGTGCAAATTCATGTCTTCAATCGTTTGCGAAAAGGTGATTCTGCGGAGCAGAAACAAGCTCGGCGCCTTAAACGTTATCGGCGGCTATTTCTTCAAGATCGGGAAAATTTAAGTACAAAAGTTTATTACGAAGGACGTTATTTTAATCGCGTTGTTAATTCCATTATGATCTTAGACTTAATGTTAGCGTATGACCAAGAGTTAAGAGCCACCTATAATTTTATTCAATCCTTGAAGCGTGCTTACAATCAACGTGATTTTACAACTTTCTTTCAATTACTTAAACTCCGGCCAGACAGTGTCAGCCATTATACAATCCGCCGTTGTCAAGTTTTAGCACGCTATAAAAAGGGAATTAAGCGTGGCTTTGAGACGAAGTTCTCAAATGGTCGAACCGAAGGGATTAATAATCGAATTAAAACTATCAAACGAGTTGCCTGTGGTTATCGTTACTTTACGGCATTTAAAACGCGGATTTATTTAATTATTGGCCACCAAATTCAAACTAACTAA
- a CDS encoding IS30 family transposase: MTYTHLTTNELTIIAHSFVQKLKAYRVAQMIKRCAETVYRVYRYLETGASIADYQDHYMRNKQRCGRKRTQLSLAELTYINDKIAQRWTPDTIIGRAERPISCNRRTLYRMFERGQFGFDVRSLPMRGKRHPNGYVERRGKAGQLGRSIHERAKDFPHYATEFGHLEADTVQGKKHQGAVMTLTERQSKVEIVLNVHEKTANAINQHLSQWLRKFPRHFFKSITFDNGKEFAGWREIANQFDLHTYFAEVGAPNQRGLNENNNGLLRRDGLTKQLDFRNLPDELVTQLMSKRNNLPRKSLGYRTPYEVFMSYVTDEQLFSF, encoded by the coding sequence ATGACTTACACCCATCTTACCACAAACGAGCTGACAATCATCGCCCATTCTTTCGTGCAAAAGCTTAAAGCGTACCGAGTGGCCCAAATGATCAAACGTTGCGCCGAAACCGTTTATCGCGTTTATCGTTACCTGGAAACCGGTGCCTCAATTGCTGATTATCAAGATCACTATATGCGCAATAAGCAACGTTGTGGCCGAAAACGTACTCAGTTGTCACTGGCTGAACTCACTTATATCAACGACAAAATTGCCCAGAGGTGGACGCCTGATACCATTATTGGGCGCGCTGAGCGCCCAATTAGTTGTAACCGGCGAACTCTTTACCGGATGTTTGAACGTGGCCAGTTCGGCTTCGATGTCCGTTCCTTGCCGATGCGAGGTAAGCGGCACCCGAATGGCTATGTCGAGCGCCGTGGGAAGGCTGGCCAATTGGGGCGAAGTATTCACGAGCGTGCCAAGGACTTTCCGCACTATGCCACTGAATTTGGGCACCTTGAAGCTGATACCGTCCAAGGCAAAAAGCACCAAGGGGCGGTAATGACCCTGACCGAACGCCAATCGAAGGTCGAAATTGTACTCAATGTGCACGAAAAGACGGCTAATGCGATTAACCAACACTTAAGTCAGTGGCTTCGGAAATTCCCGCGGCACTTCTTCAAATCGATTACCTTTGACAACGGAAAAGAATTCGCCGGCTGGCGCGAGATTGCCAATCAATTTGACCTTCACACTTACTTTGCCGAGGTTGGTGCTCCCAATCAACGAGGGCTGAACGAAAACAACAACGGTCTTTTACGCCGGGATGGCTTAACGAAACAGCTAGATTTCCGCAATCTTCCTGATGAATTGGTAACCCAACTGATGAGTAAGCGAAATAACCTGCCCCGTAAATCACTAGGCTATCGAACTCCATATGAAGTATTCATGTCTTACGTCACTGATGAGCAACTATTTTCTTTCTAA
- the spxA gene encoding transcriptional regulator SpxA, whose amino-acid sequence MVTLYTSPSCTSCRKACAWLKEHDIAFKERNIFSEPLSLNEIKNILRMTEDGTEDIISKRSKAYQKLSVDLNDLSMKALFKLISKNPGLLRRPIIIDDKRLQVGYNEDEIRRFLPRKVRELELVEAQEKANMI is encoded by the coding sequence ATGGTTACACTATATACGTCTCCAAGTTGCACGTCTTGTCGTAAAGCATGTGCCTGGCTAAAAGAACATGATATTGCTTTTAAGGAACGGAATATTTTTTCTGAACCATTGTCTCTAAATGAAATTAAGAATATTTTACGGATGACTGAAGATGGTACTGAAGACATTATTTCAAAGCGGTCTAAAGCTTACCAAAAGTTGAGCGTAGATCTTAATGACTTGTCAATGAAGGCTCTATTTAAGTTAATTAGTAAAAATCCAGGATTGTTACGACGTCCGATTATTATTGATGATAAACGGCTTCAAGTTGGTTACAACGAAGATGAAATTCGTCGCTTCTTACCTCGAAAGGTTCGTGAACTTGAACTAGTAGAAGCTCAAGAAAAAGCAAATATGATTTAA